The proteins below come from a single Odontesthes bonariensis isolate fOdoBon6 chromosome 18, fOdoBon6.hap1, whole genome shotgun sequence genomic window:
- the tnfa gene encoding tumor necrosis factor a (TNF superfamily, member 2), which produces MDGECKVAVEASVSAEAGEHAAVSGREHRSSRLTAALLVLTLCLAAAAAAVLLSNTHAKWSPGADEDLSNIHLAMRQISNVRAAIHLEGEHNPNRMNSVEWRTQVDQSHSQGGLELNNNEIVIPGNGLYFVYSQASFRVSCSSHDAADTTSEPMVHLSHTVKRWSSSYGSDDHRSYQTILHSVRTACQRTAGGNTDANGSWFSAVYMGAVFNLRKGDRLRTVMEEKMLEQLEDDPGKTFFGVFSL; this is translated from the exons ATGGACGGTGAATGTAAGGTAGCAGTGGAAGCTTCTGTCAGCGCAGAGGCTGGAGAACACGCAGCAGTGAGTGGAAGAGAACACCGAAGCTCCAGACTAACCGCGGCACTGCTGGTGCTCACGCTCtgcctcgctgctgctgctgctgccgtcctCCTCAGCAACACTCATGCAAAG TGGAGCCCAGGAGCAGATGAAGACCTCTCCA ATATTCATCTCGCAATGAGGCAGATTTCAAACGTGAGAGCAGCCATTCATTTAGAAG GAGAACACAACCCCAACAGAATGAACTCGGTGGAATGGAGGACTCAGGTGGACCAGTCCCATTCTCAAGGAGGTCTGGAACTCAACAACAATGAGATCGTGATTCCTGGAAACGGCCTCTACTTTGTTTACAGTCAGGCATCTTTCCGGGTCAGCTGCAGCAGCCATGATGCTGCTGACACCACCTCAGAGCCCATGGTGCACCTCAGCCACACTGTGAAGCGCTGGTCCAGCTCTTATGGGAGTGATGACCACAGGTCCTATCAGACCATCCTGCACTCTGTCCGTACTGCCTGCCAGAGGACGGCCGGCGGGAACACAGATGCAAACGGCAGCTGGTTCTCTGCTGTGTACATGGGAGCGGTGTTTAATTTGAGGAAAGGGGACAGACTGAGGACGGTGATGGAGGAAAAGATGTTGGAGCAGCTGGAGGACGATCCAGGGAAGACTTTCTTTGGTGTGTTTTCTTTGTGA